DNA from Colletotrichum higginsianum IMI 349063 chromosome 7 map unlocalized unitig_7, whole genome shotgun sequence:
CACCCACAATCGAATGCAGAGAAGGATGGCGAAGGAGGCTGTTCCAGCGACCGCCTCGCCCCCACTCATATAGCCGTGGGCGTAAGACAGTGGATTAGCGTTGGGCGAGTGTCCAGTACTCcagaaaagagagagagagagacagagagagagagagtgtgtgtgtgtgcgtgtgaTTGCGGCGTGTTCGGATTGAATACGGTGTCAGGACCCTGGCTGGACAGCCGAGCTGGCGGATGTTGATCCTACCTGACAATCCAGTCCGAGGCCATTGGGTAGAGCGGCGGATGAGAGATGCGGTCAACCCAAATGtcatcgttgtcgttggCAGAGCAGAGGTGCAACAAGGCAAGCGCCGGTCGAGTCGCGATTAAGCTAGGGTGTGGTCTAAGGTTTGCCATGGCTGGCCTGGCACGCGCCTCCCGACCATTGTGCGGTCAAGCGCCAGCCCGGCTTGGTCTCAACTTGGACTGGTCGGGGCGGGGGCAGGGGGCAAACACgggaggtcgaggccgaatATTGCGGTGACCGGCGGACTACGCCCGCCTCTGCTTCTCCTCTTGATGGTAATCCCAGCAAGGACTGGTTGGCGTGTTGAAAACTGGTTGCAGTTTTGTTGGACCTTCTCTCTCATTCCCACGCATTTCTCACCATACGACGACTATCTCACTATCTTGCAGCGTCTCCTCACTTTTACTCCCACTCTCACTGTCACTCCGGGGCCCTCCCAGCGGCATATCCTTAGTGGGCGGGGGGATGAAAAGAGTGAGGTAAGAGTCAGGACTCGCTTTTGTAGGTACGCAGCCCAGACGGGTGCGCACTGCGGACAGCCCAGGTACCGGTACATGGTCATCATGATGGGCGCGTTGCTTGGCCCCTATGGGCCAAGTGCTGAGTGCTGCTGGTCATGGACCTGGATCTGACCTGACCTAAGCTCCATATTTGGGCTAGGCACTATGACTGCGCGTAAGGTACCGGACGCCCTGTGCAAGTTTGTCTCGGTGCCTGGTCCGAGTCGGTGGTGCGGGCTGCGGGTGCGAATCATGGGTCGTCTTGGAGGTACAcaagtacctacctatccGCACACGACTGATGGACCGCCAGAAACAAGCGGGGTCCAAGGGTCCAGCACCCAGGCGGTACCTTGCCGTTGTGGCCGCTCGCTCGCTTGCTGCCCTGCCCGTCGTTGCCCGTCCATCCCACCGCATCTCCCTCCCTGTTGTTCCCTTGCCTTGCTCTTCCCTGCGCACTGGACATTCAACACTTCAACGAAAACCTGGCCAATCACAGCGCCTCGTTGGCCCCGAACTTCCCCAACTCTTTCGGCCGTCGCATGACGGAAGtctccatccccatccccctccatTCCACACCACCCAAAAGTCTCAcctaaaaaaaaaaaacaccgGCCGACTTTTGTAGGTGCGAAAGACTAGAGGTGTCACTGCACCACCAGAAATTCACCGGTGGTGTGTTTTTGACGCAGCGCCGACCATACCGATCGGATCCCGACCCAGCTCCTATAGCTCCCCGGCTAATCAACACCGCCAAAGTCAACCCGCAAGACGACCACCAAGAAGGACACCACGACGACCACAAACCATTTCCGTCACCGCCAACCGGCCTGTCGTGTCCCGTTCTGGTCTGTCTTGTCCTGTCTTGTCTGTGTGTCAGTCGCCGGCCGGGTTCACCAGTCCTGCCCGCCCCCGTTCCTGCCGCTGCAAAGCATTGTCTGGCATTGTTGGAGACCAGACAATCTTGGGGATTGAGACTGGGATTGGACCTTCTTTTTTCGGCGTGGAACTGGGCGCCGCAGCAGTGGGTGTGTGCTTGGGCTAGGCCTCAACTCCGAGTAAAACTTGACTTTTTGCTGCCATTTCCATCCTCCCTCAGATACTTGGAACGCCAACAATATCCCTGCACCTCACACAAACCGCACACGCACGCGCAGACGCCAgaaccccctccctcccttgccGATTCCCcgttggagaagaagcccaGCAAAGAAAAACAAGtagagaagagggaggagcgAAAGATACCTTTCCCATCCCACAAGTTACTTACTGCCTGGGTCCTCCTCAACTACTtacgacgtcgtcctccatTTCTTCTACGTCGACCCTCTTACACTCGACCTCCTtttctcccctctcctttcTTTCCTGCCAGTCAGCCGAGCCCGTCTTGCTTCAAAACCCCCACGCTCTATCGTCACGAACGATATCATCTGCTAGGTCGACATCAGTAAGAAGAAGCTGGGCTTTGCCGTCGTGCGTCGCTGCTTCCCAAACCCCGAAACCAGTAACAACACTTGCCAGGTCAGTTGTCAAATACTCCGTACCGTTCGCCGAATCCTACCTACCCACTACACCACACCCTCAGATACCCCGGTCATGTCAATCTTGCCCCTCcacccaccgccgccgccatcttcccACCTCCGGACAGAATTCTGCACACACCACTTCCTACTTTCACACCCGCCTGCACATccaagggaagggaaaaaaagtGACTCCCCCAAGGAGCTGGGGCTACGCCAGCTCTAAGATCCACTTAATGTCTGGTGGTGTCCCCAGCTGCCGATGAGCAGTAGCCTCGCAGATCCAACGATTTCAGCTTCCTGCGAACGTCGTCGTTCTCCGAGTCCCTCCTGAAATCTCACCTACTCCCCACCACAATTCCGACTCGTTTGTTTTTCACCAAACTTCCTCCTCCTactgctcctcctccacctttCAACCCTCTCAATCCTTACTTGGACACTTTCCTCCTCACCGCGGGCAGACTTCTATTCTGTTGCTTCAGGTTCCTCATTGCCTGCTTCGACAAGCTTGCTGACCTTGCTACCCCTCGCCAgactttttcttcttcccttgTCGAGGTCCTCTTCGCCGACGAAGCTCGACTTTCTTCACAATGCCTTCGGCCACCACCCCCGCCAACGGCGCCAAGGCAGCCAGCGGCCTGTCTGCCAACGACAACATCACACGCTTCTCGGCTCCCAGCCGTCCTTTGAGCCCTCTCCCCGAACATGCTTTGTTCAACGACAAGACCAGATGCTTCGTCTACGGTCTGCAGCCCCGCGCCGTCCAGGGCATGCTCGACTTTGACTTCATCTGCAAGCGCAAGACCCCCTCCGTTGCCGGCATCATCTACACCTTCGGTGGCCAGTTCGTCAGCAAGATGTACTGGGGAACCAGCGAGACTCTCCTGCCCGTCTACCAGGAGGTCCCCAAGGCCATTGCGAAGCACCCtgacgtcgatgtcgtcgtcaactTCGCCTCTTCCCGAAGTGTCTACACCTCCACCATGGAGCTGATGGAGTTCCCCCAGATCAAGACCATTGCCATCATTGCTGAGGGTGTCCCTGAGCGTGTGAGTCCTGTCCTCTCTACCACCACTCTCTGCTGCCCACTGACAAGCAACCCAGCGTGCCCGTGAGATTGCCCACAAGGCTCAGCTCAAGGGCATCACCATCATTGGCCCCGCCACTGTCGGTGGTATCAAGCCCGGCTGCTTCAAGATCGGTAACACCGGTGGTATGATGGACAACATCGTTGCCTCCAAGCTCTACCGCAAGGGCTCCGTCGGTTACGTCTCCAAGTCTGGAGGTATGTCCAACGAGCtcaacaacatcatcgccaacaacaccgacgGTGTCTACGAGGGTGTTGCCATCGGTGGTGACAGATACCCTGGAACCACCTTCATCGACCACCTGCTCAGATACCAGGCCGACCCCGACTGCAAGATCCTTGTCTTGCTCGGTgaggttggtggtgttgaggaATACAAGGTCATCAAGGctgtcgaggacggcgtcatcACCAAGCCCATCGTTGCCTGGGCCATTGGTACCTGCGCCAGCATGTTCAAGACTGAGGTCCAGTTCGGTCACGCCGGTGCTTTCGCCAACTCCACCCTGGAGACGGCTAAGACCAAGAacgagaagatgaaggaggcCGGCTTCTACGTCCCCGAGACCTTCGAGGACATGCCCCAGGTCCTCAAGGCTCTCTACGACAGCCTGGTCAAGAACGGTACCATCAAGCCCCAGCCCGAGCCCGTCGTTCCCAAGATTCCCATCGACTACTCCTGGGCTCAGGAGCTCGGTCTCATCCGTAAGCCCGCTGCCTTCATCTCCACCATTTCGGACGACCGTGGCCAGGAGCTCCTGTACGCTGGCATGCCCATCTCGGATGTTTTCAAGGAAGAGATCGGAATCGGTGGTGTCATGTCCCTGTTGTGGTtccgtcgccgcctgccCCCCTACGCATCTAAGTTCCTCGAGATGGTTCTCATGCTCACTGCCGACCACGGTCCCGCCGTGTCCGGTGCCATGaacaccatcatcaccacccgTGCCGGCAAGGACCTCATCTCCTCGCTCGTCGCCGGTCTGTTGACCATTGGTTCCCGCTTCGGTGGTgccctcgatggcgccgccgaggagttCACCAAGGCCTTCGACAAGGGCCTGAGCCCCCGTGAGTTCGTCGACAACATGCGCAAGGCGAACAAGCTCATCCCTGGTATTGGCCATCGCGTCAAGTCCCGCAACAACCCTGATCTCCGTgtcgagctcgtcaaggagTACGTCAAGGCCAAGTTCCCTAACCACAAGCTGCTCGACTACGCCCTGGCCGTTGAGACCGTCACCACCTCCAAGAAGGACAACCTCATTCTCAACGTCGATGGCTGCATTGCCGTCTGCTTCGTTGACCTCATGCGCAACTGCggcgccttctcctcggaAGAGGCTGAGGACTACCTCAAGATGGGTGTCCTTAACGGTCTGTTTGTCCTCGGCCGTTCCATCGGTCTCATTGCCCACTACCTCGACCAGAAGAGACTGCGTACTGGTCTGTACCGTCACCCGTGGGACGACATTACCTACATCCTCCCCCAGCTCGGTTCCGGCCCGCCAGGCGCCGAGGGCAGAGTGGAGGTTCAGATGTAAGGGATTCATGGTTAGCGGCGGAAGGTTACGGATTGCCACGGGATGTGGCTATAGAAATGGAGTAAATGATTTTAACGTCATGCGAGGGATGAGGGTGTGCTAAATGGCGTCTTGTACGACAAGCTATATACATGTAGTGCTGCGTAGTCCCTCC
Protein-coding regions in this window:
- a CDS encoding ATP-citrate synthase subunit 1, which produces MPSATTPANGAKAASGLSANDNITRFSAPSRPLSPLPEHALFNDKTRCFVYGLQPRAVQGMLDFDFICKRKTPSVAGIIYTFGGQFVSKMYWGTSETLLPVYQEVPKAIAKHPDVDVVVNFASSRSVYTSTMELMEFPQIKTIAIIAEGVPERRAREIAHKAQLKGITIIGPATVGGIKPGCFKIGNTGGMMDNIVASKLYRKGSVGYVSKSGGMSNELNNIIANNTDGVYEGVAIGGDRYPGTTFIDHLLRYQADPDCKILVLLGEVGGVEEYKVIKAVEDGVITKPIVAWAIGTCASMFKTEVQFGHAGAFANSTLETAKTKNEKMKEAGFYVPETFEDMPQVLKALYDSLVKNGTIKPQPEPVVPKIPIDYSWAQELGLIRKPAAFISTISDDRGQELLYAGMPISDVFKEEIGIGGVMSLLWFRRRLPPYASKFLEMVLMLTADHGPAVSGAMNTIITTRAGKDLISSLVAGLLTIGSRFGGALDGAAEEFTKAFDKGLSPREFVDNMRKANKLIPGIGHRVKSRNNPDLRVELVKEYVKAKFPNHKLLDYALAVETVTTSKKDNLILNVDGCIAVCFVDLMRNCGAFSSEEAEDYLKMGVLNGLFVLGRSIGLIAHYLDQKRLRTGLYRHPWDDITYILPQLGSGPPGAEGRVEVQM